One window from the genome of Oncorhynchus tshawytscha isolate Ot180627B unplaced genomic scaffold, Otsh_v2.0 Un_contig_2830_pilon_pilon, whole genome shotgun sequence encodes:
- the LOC121844542 gene encoding LOW QUALITY PROTEIN: NLR family CARD domain-containing protein 3-like (The sequence of the model RefSeq protein was modified relative to this genomic sequence to represent the inferred CDS: deleted 1 base in 1 codon): protein MTVKHSDLTVHFTWDRGQCSEMSLSGEKEEGDPVSKMRLSGGHDTKAKSPIKQERPASPVPSCVSMKSDRSMGAPIKFREGDFSLKQRCFVPRNQQKRSESEILSGQSSQSHQTDLASIFSLLEENIITFMKNELKRFKRILSPELPQGFESQKQEVVDAEDEKQESSAREGALKITLHVLRKMNQKELADTLEKNELAVICQRELKSHLKKKFQCVFEGIAKQGNPTLLNKIYTELYITEGGTGEVNNEHELRQIETTTRKQARPETAIKCNNIFKPLTGQDKPIRTVLTKGVAGIGKTVSVQKFILDWAEGKANQDVQFVFSFPFRELNLMKEDKHTLIELLNHFSMETKESRISNYDKHKVLFIFDGLDECRLPLDFQKNKICCDVTKSTSVDVLLTNLIKGNLLPSALLWITTRPAAANKIPSECVDQVTEVRGFNDPQKEEYFRKRFSDEDLASRFISHIKASRSLHIMCHIPVFCWISATVLEHILKHKREEVPKSLTEMYTHLLVFHTKQKNEKYLGKEETGPDWNKESILSLGKLAFQQLVKGNLIFYEEDLKEAGIDVNEASVYSGLCTQLFKEECGLYQDNVYCFVHLSIQEFLAAVYVFLSFSNNNENLMAEPQSTSRNFFALFRNKPEVTFYKSAVDEALQSETGNLDLFLRFLLGLSLESNQKHLRGLLTKTRSSSQSHEETVKYIKEKIRENPSPERCINLFHCLNELNDHSLVEEIQRYLRSGSLSEAKLSHAQWSALVFVLLTSEKELEVFDLKKYSRSEEGLLRLLPVVKASRAALLSGCGVTDKGCASLVSALKSNPSHLRELDLSNNDLKDSGVKLLSAGLGNPHCKLETLRLSGCLVTEEGCASLVSALRSNPSHLRELDLSYNHPGDSGVRLLSAGLEDPHCRLEKLNVEHGGEYAMKPGLRKYACDPTLDPNTAHRLLSLTEDNRKVTRSRETQPYPDHQDRFEVWQQVLCREGLTGRCYWEVEGSGGLADIGVTYKGISRRGRGNDCVIGSNDKSWSLFFSDKRYNARHNNAHITLDVPLQSHRVGVYLDWPAGTLSFYRVSSDTLTHLHTFYTTFTEPLYPGFRVYDVTSSVSLCQVVPVSNTT, encoded by the exons ATGACAGTTAAACACTCAGATCTAACAGTCCATTTCACCTGGGACAG gggtcagtgctctgaaatgagtctctctggggagaaagaggagggggatcCTGTCTCTAAAATGAGACTCTCTGGGGGACATGACACCAAAGCCAAGAG tccaatcaagcaggagagaccagcctcccctgtgcccagctgtgtgtccatgaagagtgaccGGTCTATGGGTGCACCTATAAAGTTTAGAGAGGGAGACTTTTCTCTGAAACAAAG ATGTTTTGTCCCCAGAAACCAACAGAAGAGATCAGAGTCAGAGATTCTCAGTGGTCAGTCTTCCCAGAGTCATCAAACAGACCTGGCCTCTATATTCAGT TTGCTTGAAGAGAATATTATCACATTTATGAAGAACGAGCTGAAGAGGTTCAAGAGGATTCTTAGTCCAGAACTCCCACAAGGCTTTGAGAGTCAGAAGCAGGAAGTGGTGGATGCTGAAGATGAGAAGCAGGAGAGCAGTGCCAGAGAGGGGGCTCTGAAGATCACACTGCACGTCCTGAGGAAAATGAACCAGAAGGAGCTTGCTGACACACTGGAGAAAA ATGAGCTTGCTGTGATTTGCCAACGTGAACTCAAATCTCATCTAAAGAAGAAGTTTCAATGTGTATTTGAGGGGATCGCTAAACAAggaaacccaacacttctcaataagatctacacagagctctacatcacagagggtggaacaggagaggtcaataatgaacatgagctgagacagattgagacaacaACCAGGAAACAAGCAAGACCAGAGACTGCAATCAAATGTAACAACATCTTCAAACCCTTAACTGGACAAGACAAACCtatcagaactgtgctgacaaaggGAGTCGCTGGCATTGGAAAAACAGTCTCTGTGCAGAAGTTCATTCTGGACTGGGCTGAAGGAAAAGCAAATCAGGATGTCCAATTTGTTTTTTCATTCCCTTTTCGGGAGCTGAATTTGATGAAAGAGGACAAACACACTTTGATTGAACTTCTCAACCACTTCTCAATGGAAACCAAAGAATCAAGAATTTCCAACTACGACAAGCACAAAGTTCTGTTCATATTTGATGGTCTGGATGAGTGCCGACTGCCCCTAGACTTCCAGAAGAACAAAATATGTTGTGACGTCACAAAGTCAACCTCAGTGGATGTTCTGCTGACAAATCTCATCAAGGGAAacctgcttccctctgctctcctctggataaCTACCCGACCTGCAGCAGCCAATAAGATCCCTTCAGAGTGTGTTGACCAGGTGACAGAGGTACGAGGGTTCAATGACCCACAGAAGGAGGAGTACTTCAggaagagattcagtgatgaggacCTGGCCAGCAGATTCATCTCACACATAAAGGCATCAAGGAGCCTCCACATCATGTGCCACATTCCAGTCTTCTGTTGGATTTCTGCAACAGTCCTTGAACACATACTGAAACATAAGAGAGAAGAGGTGCCAAAGAGTCTGACTGAGATGTACACACACCTTCTGGTGTTTCATACCAAACAGAAGAATGAAAAGTATCTTGGGAAAGAAGAGACAGGTCCAGACTGGAATAAAGAGAGCATTCTGTCACTGGGAAAACTGGCTTTTCAACAGCTTGTCAAGGGCAATCTGATTTTCTATGAAGAAGACCTGAAAGAGGCTGGCATTGATGTCAATGAAGCCTCAGTGTACTCAGGATTGTGCACACAGCTCTTTAAAGAGGAATGTGGGCTGTACCAGGACAATGTGTACTGCTTCGTGCATCTGAGCATTCAGGAGTTTCTGGCTGCTGTATATGTGTTCCTTTCATTCAGCAACAACAATGAGAATCTAATGGCCGAACCTCAATCAACGTCCAGGAACTTTTTTGCGCTGTTCAGAAACAAGCCTGAAGTTACTTTCTACAAGAGTGCTGTGGATGAAGCCTTACAAAGTGAGACGGGAAACCTGGACCttttcctccgcttccttctgggcctctcactggagtccaatcagaaGCACTTACGAGGTCTACTGACAAAGACAAGAAGCAGCTCACAGAGCCATGAAGAAACAGTCAAGTACATCAAGGAGAAGATCAGGGAGAATCCCTCTCCAGAGAGGTGCATcaatctgttccactgtctgaatgaACTTAATGACCATTCTCTAGTGGAGGAGATCCAACGCTACCTGAGATCAGGAAGTCTGTCAGAAGCCAAACTGTCACATGCACAGTGGTCAGCTCTGGTCTTTGTGTTGCTGACTTCAGAAAAGGAGCTGGAAGTGTTTGACttgaagaaatactccagatcagaggaaggtctTCTGAGGCTGCTGCCAGTGGTCAAAGCCTCCAGAGCTGCTCT gctgtcaggctgtggagTCACGGAcaaaggctgtgcttctctggtctcagctctgaagtcaaacccctcacacctgagagagctggatctgagtaacaatgacctgaaggattcaggagtgaagctgctctctgctggactggggaatccccactgtaaactggagactctgag gctgtcaggctgtctagtcacagaggaaggctgtgcttctctggtctcagctctgaggtcaaacccctcacacctgagagagctggacctgagctacaatcacccaggagactcaggagtcagactgctctctgctggactggaggatccacactgcagactggagaaactcaa TGTGGAACATGGTGGAGAGTACGCAATGAAACCTGGCcttagaaaat ATGCCTGTGATCCcacactggacccaaacacagcacacagacTCCTCTCTCTGACTGAGGATAACAGAAAGGTGACACGTAGCAGGGAGACACAACCGTATCCTGATCACCAGGACAGATTTGAGGTCTGGCAGCAagtgctgtgtagagagggtctgactgggcgctgttactgggaggtagaggggagtggGGGATTGGCTGACAttggagtgacatataaaggaatcagCAGGAGAGGAAGGGGTAATGACTGTGTTATTGGATCCaatgacaagtcctggagtcTGTTCTTTTCTGACAAAAGATACAATGCCAGGCACAATAATGCTCACATTACCTTAGACGTCCCCCTCCAG tcccacagagtaggagtgtatctggactggccagccggcactctgtccttctacagagtctcctctgacacactgacccacctgCACACATTCTACAccacattcactgagcccctctatccagggtttagGGTTTATGATGTTAcctcctcagtgtccctgtgtcaGGTGGTCCCTGTGTCAAACACAACATGA